The window gttatggacttagacaccttatccaacagaaacTTCTATGAGGAAAGAGTTAGATAGTTATTTGAATCAGGAAATGGATGTTGATATGTGAAAATTGAATAGACAAGTTAATGGGAATGAAGATGGTAATGATATTGTTGATAATTCTGAAGAGTCTGGTGATGATGAATCTAGTGAGGATGAGGTAATTGTGATGGAAGAAGAGGTTAATAATGGGAAGAACAGTGAGTATAAATTGAAGCTGAAGTTTGGTATTGTTATTAACAGTATTAATATGCTTCCTTCTATTTTGGGTGATGCTAATAGTTGTAAGAAGATGGAAGGTGATGATAAGGGGAACTTGTTGAACTCTTATGCTGGTGTGTTAAAGGGTAATAGGCATAAGGGTAAGATTGATGTCAAATTTATTCCAGGGGAAAAGGTAAAGAAGAAGGACCTGTTATTATTCCGATTGAGAATTTAAAGAAGGCGAGTATACCATATACAAATACTTTGTATGGGTATATGATTGATAAGAAGTTGGCATTTCCTGTTATTCAGAAAGACGTTAGAAGGCTATGGAAGAATGTAGGACTTGAGGAGATATTCATGAACAGTAAaggatttttcttttttaaatttagtGGTGAGAAAGGGATGTTATCTATATTGGAGGGAAGTCCATGGCTGATGTTCAATAATATGCCATTATTTCTTTAGAGGTGGAGACATAGTCTGACCTTAACTAAAAAGAGTCATGATAAAATTCCGGTGTGGATCAAAATTTTTGATTTACCTTCGGAAGTATGGAGTGGAGAATCTGTGTATTATAGCAAGTAAGTTGGGGGTGCCTATGGCATTTGATTCTTTTACTGAGGAGATGTGTTTGGAACACAAGGGTAGGAACGCTTATGCTCGAATTCTTGTTGAAATGGCGGCTGATAAGGAGTGGATGAGGAAAATTGAGGTATCTACTTGGGATTTTTTTCTAATTCTGTTGTGATTCAGAGTTTTGATGTGGAGTATGCGTGGATTCCTTCTAGATGTAATCACTGCAAGGTTTATGGTCATATGGATAAAGTTTGTTTGGCAGCTTTGAATGAAGAGAAAGTGGTGAAGAATGGGGATAATGGAAACAATAAGAGTAATAAAGGGAAGGAAATGGTAAATGATGAAGGATTTACAGAGGTTGTTTATAAGAAGGTTACAGGAAATAAAGATGGTGAAGGTACTAGTAAATCTAAGGATGGTCATGCTCAATTGCATAATCAAAGATATAGTGGGAAGAATGGCAATTTTAACAGGGGAAATAATTTCAGAGGTAATAATGGGAATAGAGGTGGTAATGGAAGGGGACAAAATGGAAATTGGAATAATAAAGGGGTGGGCCATTGGAATTTAGAAAAGAATAGAAGATATGAGAAGTTTGTTAATGGTCAGGCTTTGACTACTACTTAGGGGAAAAAGGAGATAAGGTGCAGGGGATTGCTATAAAGGATGATATCATAAAAGTGGGAGTTAACAAGAGTCTAGAAAATAAGGTTGTTTCTAGTGAGGGTTGCAGTAGTAAAAATAGTTTTTAAATTCTGGGAATGATTGGTGAGGAAGTTATGGATGGAATGGAAGAGGATGCTAAGAGGGAAAAAGTTGATGTTCATCAGGAAAGAGGTTGTATTGATTCCTCTTCTGATGTTGTTAGAATAAAGAATAATAAGTTGGATCCTTCTAAGTTTGTTGGGAAGGGTAATGTAGGGAATGACAGTAATAAAATGATGAATAGTATGATGTTTCAGGGGAATAGTAATAGCAAAGATGGGATTTCTCAAGCATTTGAGGTGGTAAATGCCAAAAACACTATTATTTCCCAATGATATCTATAGGGGTTTGGAATGTCAGGGGTTTGAATAAAGCTGTTAAACAGAAGgaggttattgatgttattaGGAGTAATAACCTTGGTATATGTGTTGTGGTGGAGTCTCATGTCAAGGTCTTAAATCTTAAGAATGTTTGTGATAAGACCTTTGGTCAATGGGATTGGGTTTCTAATAATAGTAGCTGTGAGGCTGGAACTAGAATAATTGTTGGATGGAATCCTAGACTGTTTGATGTGATGGTGATTTCTCAATCTAGACAAGTTATTCATTGTGATGTTAGATTCTGCGATTCCAACTATAGCTGTTATTTGTCTTTTATATATGTTGCTTCGAATtatcttgagagaaggttattatGGGATAATTTGAAGAAACATAGTTTGGTTGTTAAGAAGGAAGAATGGGGAATGTTAGGTGGTTTTAATGTTGCTTTAAAGCCAtcggagtattctgaaggttgtTCTAAATCTCCGAAAGGTGTTGATGATTTTATTGACTGTATAAACTTTATTGAAGTTGAGGATCTGAATTGCTTTGGGTTTCAGTTTACTTGGAATAAAACTCCTGTTGGGAATAAGGGCCTTTTGAAGAAGTTAGATAGGGTGATGGTCAATTTGAAATTTATTTCGGATCATCCTTTAGCTCATGTTGTTTTTAAACCTTATAGGGTGTCGGATCATTGTCCTGCTATTTTAAATGTTCCTGTTGGCAAATTGAGATGGAAACCTTCTTTTAGATTTGCTAATTTTATCACTGAGAAGGAGGAATTCTTACCTTTGGTTAAGGAAGTTTGGGATTCTGATATTGAAGCTTTTTTATGTTCAAAGTGTGTCAAAAGTTGAAGATTCTTAAAAAGCATTGTAGGGAGCTTTGCAATAAATATAGGGGTTATGGGAATAGAATTCAAAAGTTAAGAAAGGAGTTGGAAAGTAAACAAACTGAAATTGATCTTAATCCATTTGATTGTAAGATTAGGGAGgagcatgctaatattctttttgatTTTAATGTTGCATGTAATGATGAAGAAAAGCTTTTGTTCCAGAGATCTAAGATTAATTGGTTATTGGAAGGGGACAATAATACAAAGTTTTTTCATAGAGTTGTGAAGAGCAGGGGCAATAGAAATCGTATTTTGATGGTTCTTGATGAAGATGGTAGATGGGTTAGTGGAAAGGCTATGAAGGATAAATTTGTTACTCATTTCAATAAATTTTTGGGTTGTGAAGATGTTACTGAATTCTCGTGTTTTAATGAAGGTCTCTTTCATAATAAATTGGATAGTAGGGTGGCTGCAAATATGATTAGAGTGGTTACTGATGAAGAAATCAAAATTGCGATGTTTGATATTGATGTCAATCGTCCCCCTGGTCCAGATGGGTTCTCCTCCAAATTTTTTAAAAGTTCTTGGAACATTGTTGGGCCAGAGGTGTGTAAAGCTGTGAGGGAATTTTTTTGGACTAGTAAATTGTTGAAGGGGATTAATGCTACAAGAATTGTGCTAGTTCCTAAAGTGGAGTTCCTGAGGAAAGTTTCTAATTTCCGTCCTATAGCCTGCtgtaacactttgtataagtatATTAGTAAGATTATAGTGAACAGAATCAGAAATTAGTTTGGGTGATATTGTGAGCAAAAATCAATCAGCTTTCATCCCAGGGAGATCTATTTTGGATAATATTCTCCTTGCTCGGGAGCTGATGGTGGTGTATAAAAATAAGAGAGGAGTTCCCAAGTGCACCATAAAGATTGATATTCAAAAGACATATGATACGGTGGATTGGAAATTTCTTAAAAGAATTCTTCAGGGGTTTGGGTTTCATCCAATAATTACTCAATGGATTATGGCTTGTGTTTCTTTCCCGTGGTTCATGTCAAATTTTAATGGTAAAGATCATGGGTATTTTGAAGGTAAGAGGGGTCTTAGGCAGGGTGATCCTCTATCTCCTTACCTATTTACTATAGTTATGGAGGTGTTTAATATCATCCTTTTGAAGAAAATTGAAGATTACCAGAATTTTAAGTTTCATAGTAAGTTTATCCCCCTTAGAATTACTCATTTATGCTTTGCTGATGATTTATTAGTCTTTTCTTATGGGAATGGAAATTCTGCTAGAGTAATTAGGGATGCTCTTGATGAGTTCAAAAAAGTATCAGGGTTGAAGGTGAGCATGGAAAAAAGTCAGATTTTCTTTAGTTGTGTTAAACCCAATATGAGAAGGATTATCCTGGGCATTCTTCCTTTTGATATTGGGAGATTTCCTTTTAAGTATTTGGTAATTCCTATGTGTGTTACTAAATTGTTTGACAGAGATTGTAAACAACTTATTGAGAAGATTAAGATGAGAGTTTTCAATTGGAAAAGCAAGGCTTTATCGTTTGCTGGAAGGTTGCAGCTCATTAACTCTGTTTTGACCTCTATTCATGTGTATTGGGCTTCGATCTTTAAAATTTCCATTGCTACTATTAAAGAGATTGAGAAGCTTTGTAGAAGTTTCTTTTGGGCGAATGGTGAAATAGTCAAAGGGAAAGCTAAGTCAAGTGGAATGATATTTGTAGGCCTAAAGTTTATGGTGGTTTAGGGGTGAAGAATTTAAGGAAATGGAATGATGCTTTGTTAGCTAAACATGTGTGGAATGTGATTAATAACAAAAATCTTCTGTGGGTTCAGTGGGTGAAAACCAATTACATTGGTAATAGGAATTTTTGGGATATTTTGCTGAAGAAGAGTATGAGCTGGACTTGGAAGAGGTTCCTTGAGGTGAGGAAAATTGTTAGACCCCATGTTGTTTCGTGTGTTGGAAATGGGATGAATTCTTCTCTTTAGCATGATTGGTGGCACCCAATTGGTATATTATTTTCTATTATATCTAGAAGAGATTGGGTTAGCAATGGGTTTAGTGATTCTTCCATGGTCAGTGAAGTTCTAGTTAATGATATCTATATATGGCCGGTATATGGCCGGTTGAGTGGGTTAATAAATTCCCTGGATTGAAGGATGCTCCTATGTTTTGCATTGAGCCTAATCAGAGGGATATCATAAGTTGGAGAGATAAGAAAGGGATATGTAAACAATTTTCATGCAAACAGGTGTGGTGTGATATAAATAATTTTGGAGACAAAGTTACTTGGTATGATATTGTGTGGTATAGTAATTGCATTCCTCGAAATTCGTTTATTTTGTGGATGGCTATTTTGAATAGATTGAAGACCCATGATTGTGTCAAAGGTTGGGAAATTTCTGGTAATTTACTTTGTCCTTTTTGTGCTATTACTCCAGATTCCCACGATCATCTCTTCTTCAAATGTGCTTATGCTCAACTTATTTGGAGGCATTTCTATAATAAGATTGGGCTTAATCTATTTGTTGATGATTGGAATGAATTGATTATGAAGTTGTGCAATTTGTTTAAAAGGAAATCTGTTGAGAATCTGGTTAATAAATGTGTTTTTGCTAGTTGTGTTGCTTATATTTGGAAGGAGAGAAATTCTAGACTCTTTAGTAACAGGAGGAAATCGTATGAGGGGGTGATTGCTTGTATTGAAAGTGAAATACATTTAAAGCTGTTGGGGTTGAGGAAAAAAGCTAAGTTGGTCAATGATAAAGTTTTTAAAGCATGGGGTATTTCTGGAATGGAAAAAGTCTAAGTTATGGATGCCTTTTTCTGGTTTTTTAGATTGATGGTTAGTGACTATTGGTTTTGGGGATGGCATAGGAGGATTTTTAAATTTGGTGATCTTTATTCAGTGAACTGGTGGGGgtatttttggaataagtttctttacaaaggaattgacggattgTGTTACTGGTTTGAGAGTTTGCTCTCAAATCATGTGACTTGTACCTATGGGATTTTCTGTTTGGATATGATCTTTATTGAGATTATCCAAATAGagaatcctagacatgtgattgatgccatgtctagtATGAAACTTGTTCTGATTTCTTGGAGGATTGATGTTAGTTTGTTGTGGTTTGGCTTGTGTTTGATGTGCAAGAAGCTTTTGCAAAGGAAGGAGTTGGATTATATTTACATTCAGATGGAGTCTATTTTGTTGAAGACTAAGAGGATGCTCTTTCTATTTGAAGAGAATAAAAGAAGTAAAAGAGTTAGAAGGAGGATTGATGAGAGAAGAAGTGACAAAAGATTCGGGATTGAGAGGTTGATGGGGTTTTTTTTTGTAGTTGCAATTATGGTTGTTATAATTGGGTTTTTTTGTTGgttatattttgttatttgtttagagAGTATTGTGGATTTGTTGGGTTTTTCCTTAAAGCTTGGCCTTCGGACTGTGGGTTTTTTTTAAGGGTCTTACCCTTTGCTTTGGTATTAAGGATCTATGGGGTTTTTGGTGGTGCaagggggtgaagttaccttttttcccacTCTCAATAAGTCTTTGGGCTAGCTTTAAGGATAATAAGGATTTTGGGGTTTATGGGTGGTTAAGTTTAGTTATTAAAAAGTGGCTAGGTAGTTGGTTATAGATAGGTtggttatatttgtattttgttgactgttttgtttttgtttgattttgtattctttttaataaagtttgctcaactttggctctttcaaaaaaataaaaagaattaaacaatgctcatcaaagctttgctaaattgcaaagaatacttctattgtggaactcaaagaattaaacaatgctcatcaatgctatcacaccccgaaaaccaaaggcggaaacatttccggggttgactccacattgagtatcaaatccaatgtacatagtaatcacagtaaacaaccattacattacatatatttgaaagtttacatttgtttcaaaagtaaattgtacaagtgttatacatatatcatatgaacaaaagttgagacgagtcttctgagcactccgtcttcaccaaaagatatcgtcgggtacctgtctaacgtggacctgagaatacaagcggtttgaaaatcagcataaagctggtgagttcataagatgtttgttttctgaaaatgtaccagtttcctttagttttccgaaaaggtttgttatccaagaaaatcccatattttcttatgtaaaacagtttagttatctttcattacagttcaattacgAGTTATACGAtaccctaggaaaatcccatattttcctaaatgtaagactgattgaatatcacagagtatagtttaatacacaaaactatatattgagaatcatgggattactatcccaaaTTAGGTATAAAATACTTTGATTATACGTGAACtgtagatggaaagtagtttgaaaaccttgggattaacatcccgtattatatatatatatatatatatatatatatatatatatatatatatatatatatatatatatatatatagatttaataccatgggactatcatcccggactagatacaagatagtttgatatacttaaaaatatagactgaaaaccatgggactactatcccggactagatacaaaatagtttgataaaaccatgggattactatcccgaaatagatataagatagtttgataaaaccatgggatcactatcccaaactagatatagattctaaccataggaataacatcctgaaATAGATATGAACCCCATAGACTAAAAATCATGGATTTAccgtcccgtactagatataagatctaaagatagaagattgatataaaatcaaatccaaaaccaaatccgtgaataaacttatattaatgcgtattgtgagtcgggtaaccatgttgatacgacaacgagacctccttgacgcttgttagacgtcggacgatatccagaatttgtcaccccaggcgtgcctgcctaactgtagctagcagttaatgtgtgggattgtcagtcccgaatagatctattcacaaattcctcgctctccctccaggagactctggttacacttccggggaggatttactgatcatccataaagggtagtgacgaactcacaaactagtactaaactattcatagggttctcatacgatatcaaacatacaaacgattatgaaacataatacagtgaatacagatacgtacaatgaaactatctggcaatacattcaaatgatacagagataaactgaattggacatagtttatctaataactttatatacatATCAGTACGTGataaaacaagaactaaagaaccccaaatcaTTCCcaaaataatttgattagtttggttatttccttaactaaaattcatttagttgtagttgataaatcatcccttatgctcaacataatacataagggggtaaaagtatttataagtttgccagatattatttgaaacatatcaatGTATTCGAAaatagttatagtttgcttgtattcccccctgaaaacattgaaaaacacggaaaaagcataggggtatgaactcaccggacgagaaacgtgacgatttcggatgctaaacgttggttcggggcttgcaaacgcacgaggttcctaagtataatacaaagatacacatttgtatctaattaggacttagattatttatttggtagagacaaacacttctagttgcgaaaacactcccttacaagtgtttggaaggacccgggtggcgtttgaagtcacataaggcttggatatggagtttactcttcaagagtaaactaatagaggagatttcggccctaatgaccccctccccatgagtttacggccgtaaactcatggtggggtgttttatGGTGCAAAATGGCCTTATTCTACTTGGGGAAATTTGCTAGGATCAATTCtagggccttggaatggattaaatataattaaggactatttattggagtttacggatgtaaacatggagtttacagtcgtaaactccccCCTCACATCATATCTTTAATGTTTTGGTCCTTtactcaatcacatgtgattctaatgatttttcctagccttgtatggattttaagggacttttggcctagattttggagtttacggcccatgaacaccctCATGGCCGTGAAGTCCTTAGATGGGGAAaataatatgttttaaggtccaatacttgtttgtaaacacttctagaatttatcccaaggctttaggtgtgttaaagtggcattttaacactttacattgagtttactccccatgttatggagtttacggcccaagcatgagccttggccgtaaactctcatttgtccctcaaaagttatgtttaaagtgttctaaggctaaaaccaatattctaaaattcatatctaagccttattagtgttttggaagggtgTATGGAAATAAAAACcccatatatatgagtttacggcccaagcatgttcttcggagtaaactcatgtttactcttcaaaatccatgttaaaggcattctaagtccagtccattaagccattaagccatatctaagtcccaaaattgtttaggaggggtttaaaggcataaaaaccctcttattatgagtttacggcccaagcatgctccttggctgtaaaatcatgtttgaggtccaaaatcaaagctTAAGTTCGGATTTGAAGGCTAACGAGGCtgtacaacaagttagggaaggtacgttggtgattagaagccttaaaattgagattttggacccttaaacttgaatttaggagagaggtgtaacgacccaaatttcacgaccaaaaattttgttttaaaaacattactttagcaaatattgataactaaaaacattgtctgatcaaatcataacacaaagtgaaccatgtctaaaagccaattcatacattcaatcaaaatatcagagtacaaatcccagtgaagctcgtaaatgcagaaaccggagtgtgtgtgtgtgacatgctgctaccacgCCGgttcctttcccctagctgaggaggtacctgaaaccaaaactgaaaactgtaagcacaaagcttagtgagttcccccatcgtaccacataccatacaaacacgtaaCATATATAAtaccaggctattctggggtgcctgactacccggtacggccgttctggggtgtcgtcctacccgtgtcaagccattctggggtgctgactacccatgtcaagccattctggggtgctgactacccgtcggtcctaacaaccgaccatagggactggtcccctcatactacctctatcgcatataacataacaagccagcatgcaaccATATCATCAtgtactgtcagacgtatctggggtgtctgactacccttcggtcctaacaaccgaactcgactactatcacatacaacatatcatgctagcatataacatatcaggtactagtaaacctagatgatatcacaaagacaatcatctatcatacgtctcctactggtaggtcggcgttgtggccttagacccaccgctactggaaggtaactcacctcgaagtagctgctgatctgatcgggaactgccTGCCTATTGCTGttgctgctctggaaatcctccggctgcaattcccacaacatactcaatcaaacactgttcactgacctttgggtaaaatgaccattttacccctgaccatgccctaagccaaagtcagagtcaactttcagttgacccgactcgtcgagttggctttccaactcgccgagtccctacccaaacgactgccctgaatcccgatcctacccgtcgagttaggtgaCGACTCGACGGCTTCACCTtattaaccaatattcaagtccttcatcctactcaccgagttgtatgaacaactcgtcgagttcatcttcatccgatgaacacttatgctaagactcgccgagttgtatgaacaactcattgagtccatcttcatccgaagaacacttatgctgcgactcgccgagttgtatgaacaactcgccgagtctgttcttgatctaaggagattgccttgaacttgccgagtcagggcattgactcgccgagtacctccatagatgagttaagcttccgacccactgagtcacaccacgtgactcactgctcactcgacactacgaaaaggggacaaactcggagactcgcgaacagactcgccgagtcgttgccatgcacccactaaatacgaAGATTTGcttgattccagtccatgccattcatagatctggacttctaggacacgaatcacacgtaaagtttccaactttacgtgtggatattcaccaatatggattttagggctcaaaatgtctcaaaagggtagatctagggctaacaagcaacatggggccataaagctaacagatctgagctcctggagctcaatcttgcctagatccagaggccaaacatcttatcacgacatataatgcacatacaagcttggggatttgaccaAGAAAGACCCAAATGAAGtattaagcatagaatcatggggaaaacgggttatacctcaaaggaactgctggaagaacacaataatgcccggatggcttcccttcttctggatctacttccttcctccttccaaaccttcaaaaacacacacaatagcctcaaactctcaaggaacagCTTAGAACGAGGGATACTGGGCTctaagggtgaatgggggctggcttggggctgttaagtcgtttaaatagggtgcaaacccctgaaacttagggtttcatccaacagctgtgactcgccgagtccaggatatggactcgccgagtcgctaacTTAAACTTGTCCCGGGTCCCgcgtccactcggcgagtcggacctatgactcgccgagtccaaggctaaaagaagggaaatactcaattaggatttacgtaccaggaaccgggtgctacaaatctcccccacttattttagacttcgtcctcgaagtctgctgctcgatcccgaAACAGCTCGGGacaatgctccatcatctcgtccaccggctcccaagtccattccgaacccttgcggtgctgccattgcaccttcactaattccaccctcttgttcctcaaatccttcgacttcctgtcgaggattgcgactgggcgctcaatgtaattcaggctgtcatccacctgaatatcctccaaaggcactactgctgaatcgtccactaagcacttccgcaactgagaaacatggaaagtgttgtggatctggctgtgctcggctggcagatccaacctatatgccaccttgcccacccgagctacgaccctgaacggtccgatgaatcgcgggcccaacttgccccgcttcctgaatcgaatgacgcctttccaaggcgacaccttcaggagaaccatatccccgacttggaactccaaatcggatcgatgcttgtcggcataacttttctgccgactctgagcagtctgaagcctgctccggacctgctggatcctctcggtcgtcttgagcaccacttcagtgctccccatgaccctctggccaacttcaccccagcatatcgggatcctacacctccgtccgtacaacatctcgaagggagggcggtcgatactcgcgtgatagctgttgttgtaggagaactcggccaggggaagataggtatcccagctaccaccgaagtctagcacgcacgcccgcagcatatcctccagagtctggatggtccgctcgctctgcccatccgtctgcgggtgaaaggcagtgctaaaatgcagacgagtgcccaactcgtcatggaatctcttccaaaatctgga of the Lactuca sativa cultivar Salinas chromosome 6, Lsat_Salinas_v11, whole genome shotgun sequence genome contains:
- the LOC111894956 gene encoding uncharacterized protein LOC111894956, which encodes MAGIWPVEWVNKFPGLKDAPMFCIEPNQRDIISWRDKKGICKQFSCKQVWCDINNFGDKVTWYDIVWYSNCIPRNSFILWMAILNRLKTHDCVKGWEISGNLLCPFCAITPDSHDHLFFKCAYAQLIWRHFYNKIGLNLFVDDWNELIMKLCNLFKRKSVENLVNKCVFASCVAYIWKERNSRLFSNRRKSYEGVIACIESEIHLKLLGLRKKAKLVNDKVFKAWGISGMEKV